From Phragmites australis chromosome 5, lpPhrAust1.1, whole genome shotgun sequence, a single genomic window includes:
- the LOC133918688 gene encoding trifunctional UDP-glucose 4,6-dehydratase/UDP-4-keto-6-deoxy-D-glucose 3,5-epimerase/UDP-4-keto-L-rhamnose-reductase RHM1-like, producing MATPYKPKNILITGAAGFIASHVTIRIVKKYPDYKIVVLDKLDYCSNLKNLLPVSSSPNFKFVKGDIASADLVNFLLVTENIDTIMHFAAQTHVDNSFGNSFEFTKNNIYGTHVLLEACKVTGQIKRFIHVSTDEVYGETDEDAVVGNHEASQLLPTNPYSATKAGAEMLVMAYGRSYGLPVITTRGNNVYGPNQFPEKLIPKFILLAMRGKPLPIHGDGVNVRSYLYCEDVAEAFEVILHRGEVGHVYNIGTKRERTVIDVAKDVCKLFNLEADKVIQFVDNRPFNDQRYFLDDEKLKSLGWAERTPWEEGLRKTMEWYVANSDYWGDVSGALLPHPRTLMMPGYEGSEEIKGILSQFTNQTKMVVAPASESAPQTHAFKFLIYGRTGWIGGLLGQICEKQGIPYEYGKGRLEERSSLILDIQTIKPTHVFNAAGVTGRPNVDWCESHKPETIRTNVVGTLTLVDVCREHGLLMINYATGCIFEYDALHPEGSGVGFKEEDTPNFKGSFYSKTKAMVEELLKEYENVCTLRVRMPITSDLSNPRNFITKISHYNKVVNIPNSMTILDELLPISVEMAKRNLRGIWNFTNPGVVSHNEILEMYKKYIDPSFKWTNFTLDEQAKVIVAPRSNNEMDVMKLKNEFPELLSIKDSLIKYVFEPNRKVPAN from the exons ATGGCGACACCATACAAACCTAAGAACATACTTATTACGGGAGCGGCTGGGTTTATCGCCTCCCATGTCACAATCCGCATTGTCAAGAAGTATCCTGATTACAAGATTGTCGTCCTTGACAAGCTTGACTACTGCTCTAATCTGAAGAACTTGCTTCCTGTGAGCTCATCGCCAAACTTCAAGTTTGTCAAGGGCGATATTGCGAGTGCTGATCTTGTCAACTTCCTTCTTGTTACAGAGAACATTGATACTATAATGCACTTTGCAGCCCAAACACATGTCGACAATTCATTCGGAAACTCCTTTGAATTTACCAAGAACAACATTTATGGTACCCATGTCCTTCTTGAGGCCTGCAAGGTCACAGGCCAGATCAAGAGGTTCATCCATGTGAGCACTGATGAAGTCTACGGGGAGACTGATGAGGATGCAGTCGTTGGCAACCATGAGGCGTCACAGTTGCTCCCCACAAACCCCTATTCAGCCACCAAAGCTGGAGCAGAGATGCTTGTTATGGCATATGGGAGATCCTATGGTCTGCCGGTTATCACTACTCGAGGAAATAATGTCTATGGCCCTAATCAGTTTCCTGAGAAACTTATCCCAAAGTTCATTCTCTTGGCTATGAGAGGAAAGCCCCTCCCGATCCATGGTGATGGAGTCAATGTCCGTAGCTACCTCTACTGTGAGGATGTTGCAGAAGCATTTGAGGTCATTCTTCATCGTGGAGAAGTTGGACATGTTTATAACATTGgaacaaagagagagaggacgGTTATTGATGTGGCAAAAGATGTTTGCAAGCTTTTTAATCTAGAAGCTGACAAGGTCATCCAATTTGTCGACAACAGACCTTTCAATGACCAGAGGTACTTCTTGGATGATGAGAAGCTCAAGAGCCTTGGATGGGCCGAGCGCACCCCATGGGAGGAAGGCCTGAGGAAGACAATGGAATGGTACGTAGCTAATTCTGACTATTGGGGTGATGTTTCTGGGGCACTGTTGCCTCAtccgaggacattgatgatgcCTGGGTATGAGGGCTCTGAGGAGATTAAAGGTATACTTAGTCAGTTTACTAATCAGACAAAGATGGTGGTAGCTCCAGCATCAGAAAGTGCTCCTCAAACGCACGccttcaagttcttgatatatGGTCGGACAGGATGGATTGGTGGACTTCTTGGACAAATATGTGAGAAGCAAGGAATTCCATATGAATATGGAAAAGGTCGCTTGGAAGAACGTTCTTCACTCATCCTAGATATCCAAACTATTAAGCCAACGCATGTCTTCAATGCTGCTGGTGTTACCGGCAGACCCAATGTTGACTGGTGTGAATCACACAAGCCGGAAACTATTCGTACCAATGTTGTGGGCACCTTGACTCTAGTTGACGTGTGTAGGGAGCATGGGTTATTGATGATAAACTATGCCACTGGGTGCATATTTGAATATGATGCACTACATCCTGAAGGGTCAGGTGTCGGTTTCAAAGAGGAGGATACACCAAATTTTAAGGGTTCATTCTACTCGAAGACCAAGGCAATG GTTGAGGAGCTGTTGAAGGAGTATGAGAATGTCTGCACCCTGCGAGTCCGGATGCCAATAACTTCTGACCTCAGCAATCCCCGAAACTTCATCACAAAGATTAGTCATTACAACAAGGTGGTGAACATCCCCAACAGCATGACAATATTGGATGAGCTTCTGCCAATCTCAGTTGAGATGGCAAAGAGGAACTTGCGGGGCATCTGGAACTTCACCAACCCTGGCGTTGTTAGCCACAATGAGATTTTGGAGATGTACAAGAAGTACATTGATCCCAGCTTCAAGTGGACAAACTTCACGCTCGATGAGCAGGCTAAGGTCATTGTTGCACCACGGAGCAACAACGAAATGGACGTGATGAAGCTGAAGAACGAGTTCCCCGAGCTGCTGTCGATCAAAGATTCGTTGATCAAGTATGTTTTCGAGCCCAATAGGAAGGTGCCAGCAAACTGA